One Streptomyces sp. RPA4-2 genomic window carries:
- the argF gene encoding ornithine carbamoyltransferase, translating into MATVPTALAGRHFLKELDLTGEEFRGLIELAAELKAAKKSGTETPYLRGRNIALIFEKTSTRTRCAFEVAAADQGASTTYLDPSGSQIGHKESVKDTARVLGRMFDAIEYRGDSQASVEELAAYAGVPVYNGLTDDWHPTQMLADVLTMTEHCAKPLDGIAFAYLGDARFNMGNSYLVTGALLGMDVRIVAPRAYWPADEIIARARELAGTNGGRVTLTEDVGEGVRGADFVATDVWVSMGEPKEVWDERIGALSPYAVTMDVLRATGNPDVRFLHCLPAFHDLGTKVGREIHATHGLDSLEVTDEVFESPHSVVFDEAENRLHTIKAVLVATLA; encoded by the coding sequence ATGGCGACAGTCCCGACCGCCCTCGCCGGCCGCCACTTCCTCAAGGAGCTGGACCTCACCGGAGAGGAGTTCCGCGGTCTGATCGAGCTGGCCGCCGAGCTGAAGGCGGCCAAGAAGTCCGGGACCGAGACCCCGTACCTGCGCGGCAGGAACATCGCGCTGATCTTCGAGAAGACCTCGACCCGTACCCGCTGCGCCTTCGAGGTCGCCGCCGCGGACCAGGGCGCCTCGACGACGTATCTGGACCCGTCCGGCTCGCAGATAGGCCACAAGGAGTCCGTGAAGGACACCGCGCGCGTCCTCGGCCGGATGTTCGACGCGATCGAGTACCGGGGCGACAGCCAGGCCTCGGTCGAGGAGCTGGCCGCGTATGCCGGCGTGCCCGTCTACAACGGTCTGACCGACGACTGGCACCCCACCCAGATGCTCGCGGACGTCCTCACGATGACCGAGCACTGCGCCAAGCCCCTCGACGGGATCGCCTTCGCCTATCTCGGTGACGCCCGTTTCAACATGGGCAACTCCTACCTGGTCACCGGTGCGCTCCTCGGCATGGACGTCCGCATCGTCGCCCCGCGGGCCTACTGGCCGGCCGACGAGATCATCGCGCGGGCCCGCGAACTCGCCGGGACCAACGGCGGCCGCGTCACCCTCACCGAGGACGTGGGCGAGGGCGTCCGGGGCGCCGACTTCGTCGCCACCGACGTCTGGGTGTCCATGGGCGAGCCCAAGGAGGTGTGGGACGAGCGCATCGGCGCCCTGTCCCCGTACGCCGTGACCATGGACGTGCTGCGTGCCACCGGCAATCCGGACGTGAGGTTCCTGCACTGTCTGCCGGCCTTCCACGACCTCGGCACCAAGGTCGGCCGCGAGATCCACGCCACCCACGGTCTCGACTCGCTCGAAGTGACCGACGAGGTGTTCGAGTCGCCCCACTCGGTCGTTTTCGACGAGGCGGAGAACCGGCTGCACACCATCAAGGCGGTCCTGGTCGCGACCTTGGCCTGA
- a CDS encoding amino acid permease, which produces MPAPRTTRTPGTPHASPASRTTTEAPAASRAPGATRTPGTARDPRALRIKSPALLVAESGADREGHGLKRTMGLFQLICFGVGAIVGTGIFVGLSDSVAQAGPAVVVSFILAAITCVFTAFSFAELGGAIPVSGSSYSFAYAGLGEGTAFLVGWCLLLEYGVSVSAVAVGWSQYVNELLHSLTGTQLPAALSAGPSDGGVVNLPAVIVIGLAAVLLVRGVRESARATAAMALLKLVVLVAFCAIGFSAFKDGNLTPFSPAGLGGIGAGTTAAFFSYIGFDAITTAGEEAKNPRRDIPVAILICIGLVTLLYCAVALAAIGAVGGDAVGGRPAALSYVVDVVTGSTIGGAVVAFGAVVAIASVVLAVMYGQTRILMSMSRDGLVPRVFEKISPRTSTPVAGTLIVALVFAVPAAFASLDAVVNLTTIGTLATMAAVNVAVIALRRREPGLARTFRVPLYPVVPLLGVGFCLYLMYETGWTTWIQFAGFLLAGVLVYVLYGRRRSLLARPAGVTPAAAAEPAPREA; this is translated from the coding sequence ATGCCCGCTCCACGCACCACCCGCACGCCCGGAACCCCCCACGCGTCCCCGGCGTCCCGCACCACCACCGAGGCCCCCGCCGCGTCCCGCGCTCCGGGCGCGACCCGGACCCCGGGCACCGCCCGCGATCCCCGGGCTCTGCGGATCAAGTCCCCCGCGCTCCTCGTCGCCGAATCCGGCGCCGACCGCGAGGGCCACGGCCTCAAGCGCACCATGGGCCTCTTCCAGCTCATCTGCTTCGGTGTCGGCGCGATCGTCGGCACCGGGATCTTCGTCGGCCTCTCCGACTCGGTCGCGCAGGCCGGACCCGCCGTGGTCGTCTCGTTCATCCTCGCGGCGATCACCTGCGTCTTCACCGCCTTCTCGTTCGCCGAGCTCGGCGGCGCGATCCCGGTCTCCGGATCCTCGTACTCCTTCGCCTACGCCGGGCTCGGCGAGGGCACGGCCTTCCTCGTCGGCTGGTGCCTGCTCCTGGAGTACGGCGTCTCCGTGTCGGCCGTCGCGGTCGGCTGGAGCCAGTACGTGAACGAACTGCTGCACAGCCTCACGGGCACGCAGCTCCCGGCGGCACTCTCCGCCGGGCCCTCCGACGGCGGAGTCGTCAACCTTCCCGCGGTCATCGTGATCGGGCTGGCCGCGGTGCTCCTGGTCCGCGGGGTGCGCGAGAGCGCCCGCGCGACCGCTGCCATGGCCCTGCTCAAGCTCGTTGTGCTCGTCGCCTTCTGCGCGATCGGGTTCAGCGCCTTCAAGGACGGCAACCTCACCCCGTTCTCACCGGCCGGTCTCGGCGGCATCGGGGCGGGCACCACGGCCGCCTTCTTCTCGTACATCGGCTTCGACGCGATCACCACCGCCGGCGAGGAGGCCAAGAACCCCCGCCGTGACATCCCCGTCGCCATCCTGATCTGCATCGGCCTGGTCACCCTGCTCTACTGCGCCGTCGCCCTCGCGGCGATCGGCGCGGTCGGCGGCGACGCGGTGGGCGGCAGGCCGGCCGCGCTCTCGTACGTCGTCGACGTGGTCACCGGTTCCACGATCGGCGGCGCGGTCGTCGCGTTCGGCGCGGTCGTCGCCATCGCCTCGGTGGTGCTCGCGGTGATGTACGGACAGACCCGCATCCTCATGTCCATGTCCCGCGACGGACTCGTCCCGCGCGTCTTCGAGAAGATCTCGCCGAGGACGTCGACACCGGTCGCCGGAACCCTGATCGTCGCGCTCGTCTTCGCGGTCCCGGCCGCCTTCGCCTCCCTCGACGCCGTCGTCAACCTGACGACCATCGGCACGCTGGCCACCATGGCCGCCGTCAATGTCGCGGTGATCGCACTGCGCAGGCGGGAGCCGGGTCTTGCCCGTACGTTCCGGGTGCCGCTCTACCCCGTCGTACCGCTGCTCGGCGTCGGCTTCTGTCTGTATCTGATGTACGAGACGGGCTGGACGACCTGGATCCAGTTCGCCGGGTTCCTGCTGGCCGGCGTCCTCGTGTACGTCCTCTACGGGCGCCGTCGCTCGCTGCTCGCCCGCCCGGCCGGGGTCACGCCGGCAGCCGCCGCTGAACCGGCGCCACGGGAAGCCTGA
- a CDS encoding ATP-binding protein, translating into MNGPALHDTPAPASWRIALPHTAAAVPVARALVRTAMAELEHSADSDTAELLTAELVANAVKHTAGDGPIELVVELMATGCRVEVHDPDPAPPGNLTAPGPAEAPDPWQEHGRGLLLIRTLSSSCGHRPTDSGKAVWFRLPVAPVQRRLPA; encoded by the coding sequence ATGAACGGACCCGCCTTGCACGACACCCCCGCCCCCGCCTCCTGGCGCATCGCGCTGCCGCACACCGCAGCGGCCGTGCCGGTGGCGCGCGCCCTGGTCCGCACCGCGATGGCCGAGCTGGAGCACTCGGCCGACAGCGACACCGCGGAGCTGCTCACCGCGGAGCTGGTGGCCAACGCCGTGAAACACACCGCCGGGGACGGTCCCATAGAACTGGTCGTGGAACTGATGGCGACCGGCTGCCGGGTCGAGGTGCACGACCCCGACCCGGCGCCGCCGGGCAATCTCACCGCCCCCGGACCGGCCGAGGCTCCCGACCCCTGGCAGGAGCACGGGCGCGGCCTCCTGCTGATCCGGACCCTCAGCTCCTCCTGCGGTCACCGCCCGACCGACTCCGGCAAGGCGGTCTGGTTCAGGCTTCCCGTGGCGCCGGTTCAGCGGCGGCTGCCGGCGTGA
- a CDS encoding enoyl-CoA hydratase family protein yields the protein MSPFTGSAARTSDWRHLRCEFADGVATVTLARPEKLNALTFGAYADLRDLLAELSRERSVRALVLAGEGRGFCSGGDVDEIIGATLSMDTAQLLDFNRMTGQVVRAVRECPFPVIAAVHGVAAGAGAVLALAADFRVADPSARFAFLFTRVGLSGGDMGAAYLLPRVVGLGHATRLLMLGDPVRAPEAERIGLISELTEEGHADEAARALAQRLAAGPALAYAQTKALLTAELDMPLAASVELDASTQALLMNGEDYAEFHAAFTEKRAPKWRGR from the coding sequence ATGAGTCCCTTCACCGGCTCAGCCGCCCGCACCTCCGACTGGCGGCACCTGAGGTGCGAGTTCGCCGACGGGGTCGCCACGGTCACCCTGGCCCGGCCCGAGAAACTCAACGCCCTCACCTTCGGCGCCTACGCCGACCTGCGTGACCTGCTCGCCGAGCTCTCCCGGGAACGGTCGGTGCGTGCCCTGGTGCTGGCCGGCGAGGGCCGCGGGTTCTGCTCGGGGGGCGACGTCGACGAGATCATCGGCGCCACGCTCTCCATGGACACCGCCCAGCTCCTCGACTTCAACCGGATGACCGGACAGGTCGTGCGCGCCGTACGGGAGTGCCCCTTCCCGGTGATCGCGGCGGTGCACGGCGTGGCCGCGGGCGCCGGAGCCGTGCTCGCGCTGGCAGCCGACTTCCGGGTGGCCGACCCCAGCGCCCGCTTCGCCTTCCTCTTCACCCGCGTCGGACTCTCCGGCGGCGACATGGGCGCCGCCTATCTGCTGCCCCGCGTCGTCGGGCTCGGCCACGCGACCCGGCTGCTGATGCTCGGCGACCCCGTGCGCGCGCCCGAGGCCGAACGGATCGGCCTGATCAGCGAGCTGACCGAGGAGGGGCACGCCGACGAGGCCGCGCGGGCGCTGGCCCAGCGTCTGGCGGCCGGGCCGGCCCTCGCGTACGCCCAGACGAAGGCGCTGCTCACCGCCGAACTGGACATGCCGCTCGCCGCCTCCGTCGAGCTGGACGCCTCGACGCAGGCCCTGCTGATGAACGGCGAGGACTACGCCGAGTTCCACGCCGCCTTCACCGAGAAGCGCGCGCCGAAGTGGCGGGGGCGATAG
- a CDS encoding bifunctional salicylyl-CoA 5-hydroxylase/oxidoreductase, which yields MRVAVVGGGPGGLYAAALLKRLDPGREITVWERNAPDDTFGFGVVLSDETLGGIEHADPVVYAALQDEFVRWDDIDIVHRGVHHTSGGHGFAALGRRRLLEILHERCRSLGVELRFRAEAPAPAELSGAYDLVVAADGVRSLIREAYADVFGPSVEEHRCRYIWLAADFALDAFRFEVAGTEHGVMQLHAYPYAADASTVIVEMREEVWRAAGFADLDAQESVERCAKIFADALGGRPLRSNKSAWTTFRTVVNDRWSHGNLVLLGDAAHTAHFSIGSGTKLAVEDALALAASLQERSTIDEALAAYEEERRPVVASTQRAARASLEWFENVGRYVDQPPRQFAFNLLTRSRRVTHDNLRLRDAHFTTAVEREFGCPPGTPPMFTPLRLRGLTLRNRVVVSPMDMYSAVDGVPGDLHLVHLGARALGGAGLVMTEMVCVSAEGRITPGCAGLYTHRQADSWRRITGFVRAQAPGTAIGVQLGHAGRKGSTKLMWEGIDEPLEEGNWPLVAASPIPYGPDSQSPRELSRAQLTDIREQFAAAAWRAARCGFDLLELHCAHGYLLSGFLSPLTNLRTDAYGGSLERRLRFPLEVFDAVRAVWPEERPMTVRISATDWAEGGTTGDDAVAIARAFAAHGADAVDVSTGQVVADERPEYGRSYQTPYADRIRHETGLPVIAVGAISSWDDVNSLILAGRTDLCALARPHLYDPHWTLHAAAEQGYEGPGVAWPKPYRAGSRRPQTGRTDAPKPRLSLET from the coding sequence CTGCGTGTCGCCGTCGTCGGCGGCGGTCCCGGCGGACTGTACGCCGCCGCCCTGCTCAAACGGCTCGACCCCGGCCGTGAGATCACCGTGTGGGAGCGCAACGCCCCCGACGACACCTTCGGCTTCGGCGTCGTCCTGTCCGACGAGACGCTCGGCGGCATCGAGCACGCCGACCCGGTCGTGTACGCGGCGCTCCAGGACGAGTTCGTGCGCTGGGACGACATCGACATCGTGCACCGGGGTGTCCACCACACCTCCGGGGGCCACGGCTTCGCGGCGCTCGGCCGGCGCCGGCTGCTGGAGATCCTGCACGAGCGGTGCCGCTCGCTCGGCGTCGAGCTGCGCTTCCGGGCCGAGGCCCCGGCGCCGGCCGAGCTGAGCGGGGCGTACGACCTGGTCGTCGCCGCCGACGGGGTGCGCAGCCTGATCCGGGAGGCGTACGCGGACGTGTTCGGGCCGTCCGTGGAGGAACACCGGTGCCGCTACATCTGGCTGGCCGCCGACTTCGCCCTCGACGCCTTCCGCTTCGAGGTCGCCGGCACCGAGCACGGGGTGATGCAGCTGCACGCCTACCCGTACGCGGCCGACGCCTCCACCGTCATCGTCGAGATGCGCGAGGAGGTGTGGCGGGCCGCCGGGTTCGCCGACCTGGACGCGCAGGAGTCCGTCGAGCGGTGCGCCAAGATCTTCGCCGACGCCCTGGGCGGACGGCCGCTGCGGTCCAACAAGTCGGCGTGGACCACCTTCCGCACGGTGGTCAACGACCGCTGGTCGCACGGCAATCTGGTGCTCCTGGGCGACGCCGCGCACACCGCCCACTTCTCCATCGGCTCGGGCACGAAGCTCGCCGTCGAGGACGCCCTCGCCCTCGCCGCCAGTCTTCAGGAGCGGTCCACGATCGACGAGGCACTCGCCGCGTACGAGGAGGAGCGGCGCCCGGTGGTCGCGTCCACCCAGCGCGCCGCCCGCGCGAGTCTGGAGTGGTTCGAGAACGTGGGACGGTACGTCGACCAGCCGCCGCGCCAGTTCGCCTTCAACCTCCTCACCCGCAGCCGCCGGGTCACCCACGACAACCTGCGGCTGCGCGACGCGCACTTCACTACCGCGGTCGAGCGCGAGTTCGGCTGCCCACCCGGCACGCCCCCGATGTTCACACCGCTGCGGCTGCGCGGACTGACCCTGCGCAACCGGGTCGTGGTCTCCCCGATGGACATGTACTCGGCCGTGGACGGCGTACCCGGCGACCTCCACCTCGTGCACCTGGGCGCGCGGGCGCTCGGCGGCGCCGGCCTGGTGATGACCGAGATGGTGTGCGTGAGCGCCGAGGGCCGTATCACGCCCGGCTGCGCGGGGCTCTACACGCACCGCCAGGCCGATTCCTGGCGGCGGATCACCGGCTTCGTGCGCGCGCAGGCACCCGGCACCGCCATCGGCGTCCAGCTCGGCCACGCCGGCCGCAAGGGCTCCACGAAGCTGATGTGGGAGGGCATCGACGAGCCGCTGGAGGAGGGCAACTGGCCCCTCGTGGCCGCGTCCCCGATCCCGTACGGACCGGACAGCCAGTCACCCCGCGAGCTCTCCCGCGCACAACTGACCGACATCCGGGAACAGTTCGCGGCCGCCGCCTGGCGTGCCGCGCGCTGCGGCTTCGACCTCCTCGAACTGCACTGCGCCCACGGCTATCTGCTGTCCGGCTTTCTCTCGCCACTGACGAACCTGCGCACCGACGCCTACGGCGGCTCACTGGAGCGCAGACTGCGCTTCCCGCTGGAGGTCTTCGACGCCGTACGGGCGGTGTGGCCGGAGGAACGTCCCATGACCGTCCGCATCTCCGCCACCGACTGGGCCGAGGGCGGCACCACCGGGGACGACGCGGTCGCCATCGCGCGGGCCTTCGCCGCGCACGGCGCGGACGCGGTGGACGTGTCGACGGGCCAGGTGGTGGCGGACGAGCGGCCCGAGTACGGACGTTCGTACCAGACGCCGTACGCCGACCGGATCCGCCACGAGACCGGCCTGCCGGTGATCGCCGTCGGCGCGATCTCCTCCTGGGACGACGTCAACTCGCTCATCCTGGCCGGGCGCACGGACCTGTGCGCGCTCGCCCGGCCGCACCTCTACGACCCGCACTGGACACTCCACGCGGCGGCCGAGCAGGGGTACGAGGGTCCGGGCGTCGCCTGGCCGAAGCCCTACCGCGCCGGCAGCAGGCGCCCACAGACCGGACGCACCGACGCCCCCAAACCCCGCCTCTCACTGGAGACTTGA
- a CDS encoding PaaX family transcriptional regulator C-terminal domain-containing protein — MINVSEQRAPRSLIVTFYGAYGRYMPGPVPVAELIRLLAAVGVDAPSVRSSVSRLKRRGLLEPARTSAGAAGYGLSPDARQLLDDGDRRVYATAPPEDDGWVLAVFSVPESERQKRHVLRSRLAGLGFGTAAPGVWLAPARLYEETRHTLARLRLDPYVELFRGEHLGFAATVDAVARWWDLSSIAKEHEAFLDRHAPVLHAWERRTDTPPEEAYRDYLLALDTWRHLPYADPGLPVALLPRDWPGARSAAVFRALHERLRDAGADFTEVPA, encoded by the coding sequence GTGATCAATGTGTCAGAGCAGCGCGCCCCCCGGTCCCTCATCGTCACGTTCTACGGCGCGTACGGCCGTTACATGCCCGGCCCCGTGCCGGTGGCCGAGCTGATCCGGCTGCTCGCCGCGGTCGGCGTCGACGCGCCCTCCGTGCGCTCGTCGGTCTCCCGGCTCAAGCGCCGCGGACTGCTCGAACCGGCCCGTACCTCGGCCGGCGCGGCGGGCTACGGGCTGTCGCCGGACGCGCGCCAGCTGCTCGACGACGGCGACCGGCGGGTGTACGCGACGGCGCCTCCCGAGGACGACGGCTGGGTGCTCGCCGTCTTCTCCGTGCCGGAGTCGGAGCGCCAGAAGCGCCACGTGCTGCGCTCGCGGCTGGCCGGTCTCGGCTTCGGGACGGCCGCACCCGGGGTGTGGCTCGCTCCGGCCCGGCTGTACGAGGAGACGCGGCACACCCTGGCGCGGCTGCGGCTCGATCCTTACGTGGAGCTGTTCCGTGGCGAGCACCTGGGCTTCGCGGCGACGGTGGACGCGGTCGCGCGCTGGTGGGACCTGAGTTCGATCGCCAAGGAGCACGAGGCGTTCCTCGACCGGCACGCGCCCGTGCTGCACGCCTGGGAGCGGCGCACGGACACCCCTCCCGAGGAGGCGTACCGCGACTACCTGCTGGCCCTGGACACCTGGCGCCACCTCCCGTACGCCGACCCGGGACTTCCCGTCGCGCTGCTGCCCCGGGACTGGCCCGGAGCCCGTTCGGCCGCTGTCTTCCGGGCCCTGCACGAGCGGTTGCGCGACGCGGGGGCGGACTTCACCGAGGTGCCCGCGTAG
- a CDS encoding AMP-binding protein, translated as MDPGDTLEPTTSAHLDTFARDHLPPPEQWPRLPFDLPELNYPDRLNCAAELLGGGHPQRPAFRTPSGDVWTYGQLLARVDRIAHVLTTELGVVPGNRVMLRGPTTPWLAACWLAVLKAGAIAVTVLAQQRPHELTTMGTIARVTHALCDIRSVDDLAGADLPGLRITTYGGDAPDDLLLRITGAPDEPFTAVDTAADDVALIAFTSGTTGRPKGCVHFHRDVLATADTFSRHVLRPREDDVFTGSPPLGFTFGLGGLVIFPMRAGACSLLLEQAGPKQLLPAIADHRVSVLFTAPTAYRAMLTELDGYDTTSLRRCVSAGENLPAATWQAWQARTGLRIINGIGATELLHIFISAADERIRPGTTGLPVPGWQARVVGADGNPVPDGEPGLLAVRGPVGCRYLADPRQREYVRDGWNLTGDTYVRDADGYFRYVARADDMIVSAGYNIAGPEVEDALLRHPDVVETAVVGRPDEARGQVVVAYAVLRPGAPRDPEALRVFLKSELAPYKCPREFVFLDVLPRTATGKLQRFRLRTAVPVQAALGRESSFGGESSPGGGLPTGGGSK; from the coding sequence ATGGACCCCGGCGACACCCTGGAGCCGACGACCTCGGCCCACCTCGACACCTTCGCCCGCGACCACCTCCCGCCGCCGGAACAGTGGCCCCGACTTCCTTTCGACCTGCCCGAGTTGAACTATCCGGACCGGCTCAACTGCGCGGCCGAGCTCCTCGGCGGCGGACATCCGCAGCGCCCCGCCTTCCGCACGCCGTCCGGCGACGTGTGGACGTACGGACAGCTCCTCGCGCGCGTCGACCGCATCGCCCATGTGCTGACCACCGAGCTGGGCGTGGTACCCGGAAACCGGGTCATGCTGCGCGGGCCCACCACGCCCTGGCTGGCCGCGTGCTGGCTGGCGGTCCTGAAGGCGGGCGCGATCGCCGTCACCGTGCTCGCCCAGCAGCGCCCGCACGAGCTGACCACGATGGGCACGATCGCCCGGGTGACCCATGCCCTGTGCGACATACGGTCGGTCGACGACCTGGCCGGGGCGGACCTCCCGGGGCTGCGGATCACGACGTACGGCGGTGACGCGCCCGACGACCTGCTGCTGCGGATCACGGGCGCGCCCGACGAGCCCTTCACGGCCGTGGACACGGCCGCCGACGACGTCGCGCTGATCGCGTTCACCTCGGGCACGACCGGCCGCCCCAAGGGCTGTGTGCACTTCCACCGCGATGTGCTGGCGACGGCGGACACCTTCTCCCGCCATGTGCTGAGGCCGCGCGAGGACGACGTCTTCACCGGCAGTCCCCCGCTGGGGTTCACCTTCGGGCTCGGCGGACTCGTCATCTTCCCGATGCGCGCGGGTGCCTGCTCCCTGCTCCTCGAACAGGCGGGTCCCAAGCAGTTGTTGCCCGCCATCGCGGATCACCGTGTCTCCGTGCTGTTCACCGCGCCGACCGCGTACCGGGCGATGCTGACGGAACTGGACGGATACGACACGACGTCGCTGCGGCGCTGTGTGTCGGCGGGTGAGAACCTGCCCGCCGCGACCTGGCAGGCCTGGCAGGCCCGTACCGGGCTGCGCATCATCAACGGCATCGGCGCCACCGAGCTGCTGCACATCTTCATCTCCGCGGCCGACGAGCGGATCAGGCCCGGCACGACGGGCCTACCCGTCCCCGGATGGCAGGCCCGCGTGGTCGGCGCCGACGGGAATCCGGTACCCGACGGCGAACCCGGCCTGCTCGCCGTACGCGGCCCGGTGGGCTGCCGCTATCTCGCCGACCCGCGGCAGCGGGAGTACGTGCGCGACGGCTGGAACCTCACCGGTGACACCTATGTCCGCGACGCCGACGGCTACTTCCGCTATGTCGCCCGCGCCGACGACATGATCGTCTCGGCCGGTTACAACATCGCGGGACCGGAGGTCGAGGACGCGCTGCTGCGCCACCCGGACGTCGTCGAGACCGCGGTCGTGGGCCGCCCCGACGAGGCCCGCGGCCAGGTCGTGGTGGCGTACGCGGTACTGCGGCCGGGCGCGCCACGGGACCCGGAGGCGCTGCGGGTCTTCCTCAAGTCCGAGCTCGCGCCCTACAAGTGCCCCCGCGAGTTCGTCTTCCTGGACGTGCTGCCGCGCACGGCGACGGGGAAGCTGCAGCGGTTCCGGCTGCGTACGGCCGTCCCCGTACAGGCGGCCCTCGGGCGCGAGTCGTCCTTTGGGGGTGAGTCGTCCCCCGGAGGCGGGTTGCCCACCGGGGGCGGTTCCAAGTGA
- a CDS encoding acyl-CoA dehydrogenase family protein, which yields MTVFSLDTAQSAWCAELRTLAAERLSPLAEKGEPGHVNRPLVAELGRLGLLARLFTSGALDLCLMRESLAHVCTEAETALALQGLGAHPVHAYGTRAQRAHWLPRVSDGTAVAAFALSEPAAGSDAAALTLRADRALSADEGDTGTVAEADGAGRWRLTGEKCWISNAPEADFYTVFARTTPGAGARGVTAFLVPADRPGLTGTPLDMLSPHPIGALAFDAVPVTADDVLGEPDRGFRVAMGTLNLFRPSVGAFAVGMAGAALEATLAHTSRREAFGGKLKDLQTVAHQVAEMALRTEAARLMVYAAAAAYDEGAPDVPRRAAMAKLLATETAQYVVDTAVQLHGARALRRGHLLEHLYREVRAPRIYEGASEVQRAVIAKELYAAWEAL from the coding sequence GTGACCGTTTTCTCGCTCGACACGGCGCAGAGCGCCTGGTGCGCCGAGCTGCGTACGCTCGCCGCCGAGCGGCTGAGTCCGCTGGCCGAGAAGGGCGAGCCGGGTCACGTCAACCGACCTCTCGTCGCCGAGCTGGGCCGACTCGGGCTGCTCGCCCGGCTGTTCACCTCCGGCGCGCTCGACCTGTGCCTGATGCGGGAGTCCCTGGCGCACGTCTGTACGGAGGCCGAGACCGCGCTCGCCCTGCAGGGACTCGGCGCGCATCCGGTGCACGCGTACGGCACCCGGGCGCAGCGCGCGCACTGGCTCCCGCGCGTCTCGGACGGCACCGCGGTGGCCGCCTTCGCCCTCAGTGAGCCCGCCGCGGGCTCCGACGCGGCGGCGTTGACCCTGCGCGCGGACCGGGCCCTGTCCGCCGACGAGGGGGACACCGGGACCGTCGCCGAGGCCGACGGGGCCGGGCGCTGGCGGCTCACCGGCGAGAAGTGCTGGATCTCCAACGCGCCCGAGGCCGATTTCTACACCGTCTTCGCCCGGACCACCCCGGGAGCCGGTGCCCGAGGTGTCACCGCGTTCCTCGTCCCCGCCGACCGGCCCGGCCTCACCGGTACCCCGCTCGACATGCTCTCGCCGCACCCGATCGGCGCCCTCGCCTTCGACGCCGTACCGGTCACGGCGGACGACGTGCTCGGCGAACCCGACCGGGGCTTCCGGGTCGCGATGGGCACCCTCAATCTCTTCCGCCCGAGCGTGGGCGCCTTCGCGGTCGGCATGGCGGGAGCGGCCCTGGAGGCGACGCTCGCGCACACCTCCCGGCGAGAGGCGTTCGGAGGGAAGCTGAAGGATCTGCAGACGGTGGCCCACCAGGTCGCCGAGATGGCGCTGCGGACGGAGGCGGCCCGCCTGATGGTGTACGCGGCCGCGGCGGCGTACGACGAAGGGGCCCCGGACGTGCCCCGGCGCGCGGCGATGGCGAAGCTGCTGGCGACCGAGACGGCCCAGTACGTGGTCGACACGGCGGTCCAACTGCACGGCGCCCGCGCCCTGCGCCGCGGTCATCTCCTCGAACACCTCTACCGGGAGGTCCGCGCTCCCCGTATCTACGAGGGCGCGAGCGAGGTCCAACGAGCTGTCATCGCCAAGGAGTTGTACGCCGCATGGGAGGCACTGTGA
- a CDS encoding RidA family protein: MSTERLNPPELSPPTGFSHAVVATGTRVVFLAGQTALDTDGKVVGETLPEQFERALTNLLTALRAAGGTPSDLARVTVYATDVADYRAHAAELGRVWRRLAGRDYPAMAVVGAARLWDERALVELDGFAVLA, from the coding sequence GTGAGCACCGAGCGTCTCAATCCGCCCGAACTCTCCCCGCCCACCGGCTTCTCGCACGCTGTCGTCGCCACCGGTACCCGCGTCGTCTTCCTGGCGGGCCAGACCGCGCTCGACACGGACGGGAAGGTGGTCGGCGAGACCCTCCCGGAGCAGTTCGAGCGGGCGCTGACGAACCTGCTCACCGCGCTGCGGGCGGCGGGGGGAACCCCGTCCGACCTCGCGCGGGTCACCGTCTACGCCACCGATGTCGCGGACTACCGAGCTCATGCCGCCGAACTCGGGCGCGTGTGGCGGCGGTTGGCGGGGCGCGACTACCCCGCGATGGCGGTCGTCGGCGCGGCGCGCCTGTGGGACGAGCGCGCCCTGGTCGAACTCGACGGTTTCGCGGTACTGGCGTAG
- a CDS encoding DUF5999 family protein — protein MCSHQALCPSADSRLPHVVSAHHEQGWSLLCNGAIVFDDSGELRPDGSVVAPHRMFAERLTIAA, from the coding sequence ATGTGTTCCCACCAGGCTCTGTGCCCGTCCGCGGACTCCAGGCTTCCGCACGTGGTGTCGGCCCACCACGAGCAGGGGTGGAGCCTGCTGTGCAACGGCGCGATCGTCTTCGACGACAGCGGCGAGCTGCGCCCCGACGGCAGCGTGGTCGCTCCGCACCGGATGTTCGCCGAGCGGCTCACCATCGCCGCCTGA